A genome region from Microplitis demolitor isolate Queensland-Clemson2020A chromosome 1, iyMicDemo2.1a, whole genome shotgun sequence includes the following:
- the LOC103577324 gene encoding dmX-like protein 2 isoform X6 translates to MNRHQILSGACNAGDRCYAVGSVEGISFTAYAAGCNIVILASNFERVQIIPGAIHNYIRISCLDCSTDTGKIAAAYENQICIFEPTPLIHSTCSHQLEYRWVQTGTLLTDSNITSLSWNLEGTRLLTGGELLQLWHQNIQPFQEEQTDGVTFSIGGEAESPGPGDSAAANDPGSWSCVWKCRTATPVHLMSFSPDGTLFATTGRDDKLVKIWFENKNLFPMRSMDQLSYCQSLLHDSYSFVYIAHPRAVTHLSWRKTSKYMPKGSVSNMLVTSCRDNICRVWAETIPPEIEGLANMSQFEGSDRHGHHGKHRHHSMHKHRFMQRLKHMKTCFHIRRHAKQQQHQAGHSAPTLPTLPSTYSVHDFHNNYQGFGHYPGMHFHLAASINAETDIPLVPSLITGDPDREPNFILHWLNNKEMYFTMQAEGILQELTRKVVEKEEGLRNHEADHAEHDSEDEHTPKKGPKHQSNKSGVGGRTTSQDEHSSDEHHTAHTGSSHHSLPYSGHSHQSLSNTTSINSIATDATSTINHTPDSLDTKIETLLRDWHHNPDLLFSIHPIDGSFLIWHIEWLDEYHPGSFRQAQISFSTRIPNAFPLGDASTMSHNVSMYSHNTGGPLLSIREVAKSVSKPADHPEVATPLPSLIEQDEDQSTLTSKAGQELLQNVQTFVTSKDNANAGEDATAEAAKQGQDAVNDMLRHPSPMVSMVSKHSNGTLNLWQLTFGDKTKFSQVLSIGHACRASGHRFRVNDITCHPVLPLLVTTSHHNIPEFNPPNPDDAESETIGNHNNQSHSNDLLSATGFCSELILWRVDPVGPLSKSGGVSELARINSLEISAFSNVAWIPTLLPSTTLGNLSNSASACFVASDGQCLRVYQAVIDARTLLAEVSISERKSRMMDSMASLSTDISSDDGVRHSIHDRIKIVSQQSTARPGCIIQLDAISDATHDWQNTQFLHVFQEQLITGERNDEKQPGVDTSANDLGLMESTLDAMVDLQQSAIFEEPFYIVVLERTTKGSTVHMWRLVIASQPETNGLTGSMMYVPDSHLVQDEDEEGTPGRHSEGRRSRRQSQTTGGRSRRSSQADYDSSFAHHHHHHHNSHVLITTTKVCTQELPLPDGVEVVHASPAAGHLSSSSIYPACFAPYIIVTACNDSTVRFWKCKVTKNQDDQLSYEWCEWEMFRKDQESAIDISGTPLNVSAAYSGRIACAYKYGKSFTRPTKADPDSRYVNLCVAIYECESTGGSEWILEDTIHLKNIHLPRIQVDQHLDLSYLYDSRFLQKKQRLNQVLQTLSHEDIRSPRNGDSEAKTTAGLLAVPSFSTLQSLRKSIIENGNTCPLTQKHLVQLDWVSKEDGSHILTVGVGSKIMLFTPVCSDLAQANMKAMKESKNNNRPILRKTSSLAQPQFVDEIRWMKLRKIRLTTADGLPPLPMQISWVRDGILVVGMDSEMHVYSQWKPNPKNECLHSTLQHQESDEFQASRNLRDEDLRTLAQETSQRRLANVSSIPHLSRVSSINLTMLDIKRKRGLQSDTVTFDYMPDYGLFEASRIACPVLPQYHPKQLMELLHCGKIRWVKAILAHLVKCIATTCGAKQDDENYSKQRSGWTRTRTMSVNYTGTSSPLEQRGSTTQIPEEFLLDYAEIVFITPLPLWRLLKADKESSATQTQDEDKQDYNELFDGHIDEEESLDAMLEESYDSSRQMDRRSSIPEKQSGAHFGPREGRQLSQMLTHSHLPGLSSLDQMHLLALADTVSTCDVDFAERFAIDAAKTAIAKENLTGIPDSESVSTNSLDDCGLRFLLAMKHYNYLIRCLPLSQRAQFQKQGVSTNNLVWAFHSETEEELLGLIPSYAKGQPKWSVLKELGVGWWIRSNAVLKTCIEKIAKAAFQQNQDPLDAAIYYLAMKKKNLVWGLFRNKRDERMTSFFANNFTEDRWRKAALKNAYALLGRQRFDHAAAFFLLAGSLRDAIEVCLNKLNDIQLAMVISRLYEDDITSTEFKRLLYEEILGCEEKKTVTDLNRVHPDPFLRSMALWMLKDYSGSLNTLLLTNVGTLHSQYNDESEKPEGATANPNVFNFYVYLRTHPLLIRQYIASTAQDKKKATSVVLSGFSYGTDSNKSQPDKQLTLEDSITPLERQLYFTTAHAHFKAGCPALALEVLSKLPNKVMETNGEDTPSLLNSPNKSRAQNSLIDTGMMSWDAPTQVDKPAESSSAMDWGSSAVDWSQPIIKEPDELELKWDDDEPAEDAESPPLSMDVEKKTEDSKQQSKRADSPKPVGQLDIMAQQLKFVACLKILMEELSTLATGFEVDGGQLRYQLYIWLEREVDALRQLCNYSVNTDGDVSNINEYDGIMGEDVGPYKPGEQLTLHEILLSEKLDFEAKVQRAARRKKWLKANETLLRTMLSYCSLHGASGGGLASVRMELVLLLQELQQEKTQQQLLSPLPFPTTLPLLSASVACNKTVVADPVRHLQSLAYDMLQTLVELRSPPTLSNNGCYYEIFTLRDLTVALSSCIYQSLCDSDTTKNQQPEIFPAIAEVESFSGGHLVASNKITRRYSLDETVTITTPPSKWPGVTNLRALLAREKDEDTPKLNILLCESFVSTYMSLFVYALASCDSHLLFRLVGHHFDNNTWSCLFGGGVKKLVRIASTNRNDSASVVVERTDSISGDIQAAAGGVWNTMTSLTKQRVKLNMKLLGQFTGQTPNIKEDKPTYREQFVSPQMSMVSYFLMKPRIESEYADEIDYDSSDSAVSDLGSSEEEEDVFDTNAKPKSKPKDNTEHLNSNGYSWCVMRLAIVKILKQQLQDFLNVAGIELQELPVSSPLIHAVLGVVAQWEDSLREELDAKGPPPANYILGCTPDPNPSPSKPAIHKYRALLEKENTPFNTRLASAAPVNRLWCYLVRQEAVQDIFIRAVFGKHRSLSAMMENAQSAVDSATRNGSEDKGSDSGTTSLPEPVRIIHKEQDSISAFCLNQVNPGLMALATPREVQEMDISLLLELPSWLEDECEFDIINLNKSVEPEPVQPTSFLVIQTAADRPLLAQNPLPNTPQPQSGIASQSGRGASVILKHKIDGIRRVSAHPLLPLYLTGSQDGSVSLWEWGHQTAVSTPRPAGTFAKVTRVHFSQHGNKFGVADSDGHLSLFQVACREGTARPFFNYQCHSKVTADFVFLGACSLVATAGHGSEGRNVALWDTLLPQNKSLVQGFTCHDQGASSVILAPQHQLLISGGKKGDINIFDVRQRQQRHRFQAHESAIKCLALDPHEEFFVSGAGDGDIKVWALTVHSLLYSFPGEHPRSSFFKNIGQGVTQLHVDSAGRLFSCGADGSMKVRQLPERDCVVHSIY, encoded by the exons atgaatcgCCATCAGATATTGAGTGGAGCCTGCAATGCAGGCGACCGCTGTTATGCTGTCGGCTCTGTTGAAGGAATATCATTTACT GCATATGCGGCAGGCTGTAATATTGTCATACTTGCtagtaattttgaaagagTTCAAATAATACCAGGAgctattcataattatatcaGAATAAGTTGTCTTGATTGTAGTACAGACACTGGAAAAATAGCAGCTGCttatgaaaatcaaatttgtatatttgAACCGACTCCACTTATTCATAGCACTTGCTCACat caACTGGAGTACAGATGGGTTCAAACAGGAACTTTATTAACGGATTCAAACATCACATCGTTGTCATGGAATTTAGAAGGCACTCGATTACTAACTGGTGGGGAGCTTCTGCAGTTGTGGCATCAAAATATTCAACCATTTCAAGAAGAAcaga ccGACGGAGTTACATTTTCCATTGGCGGGGAAGCAGAAAGTCCTGGTCCAGGTGATTCAGCGGCTGCTAATGATCCAGGTTCATGGAGTTGTGTTTGGAAATGCCGAACAGCAACGCCGGTTCATCTGATGAGCTTCAGTCCTGATGGTACTTTGTTCGCTACCACTGGACGTGATgataaattagttaaaatatggtttgaaaataaaaatc tttTTCCAATGCGAAGTATGGATCAATTGAGTTACTGTCAGTCGTTGTTACATGACAGCTATAGCTTTGTTTACATAGCTCATCCACGCGCGGTGACACACTTATCGTGGCGGAAGACTAGTAAATATATGCCGAA ggGCTCTGTATCAAATATGCTGGTAACATCATGCCGCGACAACATATGTCGCGTGTGGGCTGAAACAATACCACCCGAGATCGAAGGGCTGGCTAATATGAGCCAATTTGAAGGCTCCGATAGACATGGACACCATGGTAAACATCGTCATCACAGTATGCACAAGCATCGGTTTATGCAACGCCTTAAACACAtgaa gACATGTTTCCATATAAGACGTCATGCTAAACAGCAGCAGCATCAAGCTGGTCATTCCGCGCCAACTCTACCTACCTTACCTTCGACCTACTCCGTTCATGATTtccataataattatcaaggtTTTGGTCACTATCCCGGAATGCACTTTCATTTAGCTGCCAGCATCAACGCTGAAACTG aTATACCACTGGTACCAAGTCTCATTACCGGAGATCCTgacagagaaccaaattttatattacactggttaaataataaagaaatgtACTTTACTATGCAAGCGGAAGGTATTCTTcag GAGCTTACGCGAAAAGTAgtagaaaaagaagaaggCCTACGTAATCATGAAGCAGATCATGCTGAGCATGATTCCGAGGACGAACATACACCAA AGAAAGGACCGAAGCACCAGTCAAATAAGTCAGGAGTCGGCGGCAGGACGACAAGTCAAGATGAGCACAGCAGTGATGAGCATCACACAGCACATACTGGATCTTCACATCACAGTTTGCCATACAGTGGACACTCTCACCAAAGTCtgag caATACTACCTCGATAAATTCCATAGCTACAGATGCAACATCAACGATAAATCATACACCGGACTCACTGGACACTAAAATAGAAACTTTGCTACGTGACTGGCATCACAATCCTGATCTTTTGTTCTCAATCCATCCGATTGACGGTAGTTTTTTGATATGGCACATCGAGTGGCTTGACGAATATCACCCAGGCTCATTCAGACAAGCTCAGATATCATTTTCTACGCGCATACCCAACGCATTTCCTCTAGGTGATGCCTCGACAATGAGCCACAACGTGTCTATGTATTCACACAACACAGGTGGGCCCCTTCTGAGCATACGAGAAGTGGCCAAGTCGGTTTCAAAACCAGCTGATCATCCTGAAGTTGCTACTCCACTACCTAGTCTTATTGAACAGGATGAAGATCAGTCGACGTTAACTTCAAAAGCTGGACAAGAATTGTTGCAAAATGTCCAAACGTTTGTTACTTCTAAAGACAATGCGAATGCTGGAGAAGATGCTACTGCGGAAGCTGCTAAACAGGGTCAAGATGCCGTTAATGATATGCTAAGACACCCGAGTCCGATGGTATCAATGGTTTCGAAACACTCTAATGGAACTTTGAATCTTTGGCAACTGACGTTTGGTGACAAGACTAAATTTTCCCAAGTATTGAGTATCGGACATGCTTGTCGGGCTTCAGGTCATCGGTTTCGTGTCAATGACATCACTTGTCATCCAGTTTTACCTCTATTGGTAACAACATCTCATCACAATATTCCCGAATTTAATCCCCCGAATCCGGACGATGCAGAAAGTGAGACCATTGgaaatcataataatcaatCTCACAGcaatgatttattatcagCAACTGGTTTTTGCAGTGAATTAATTCTCTGGCGCGTTGATCCAGTCGGTCCATTGTCTAAAAGCGGCGGAGTATCTGAATTAGCGCGTATTAATTCGCTTGAAATTTCAGCATTCAGCAACGTCGCGTGGATTCCCACACTATTACCCAGTACAACTCTAGGAAATCTTTCAAATTCCGCGAGTGCCTGCTTCGTCGCCAGTGACGGTCAATGTTTACGGGTTTACCAGGCAGTTATTGATGCACGGACACTGCTAGCCGAGGTGTCAATCAGCGAGAGAAAAAGCCGGATGATGGATTCCATGGCAAGTTTGTCAACAGACATATCATCAGATGACGGAGTCCGACATTCTATTCacgacagaataaaaatagtttcgCAGCAATCAACTGCACGGCCAGGTTGTATAATTCAACTTGACGCCATCTCCGACGCAACGCATGACTGGCAAAATACGCAATTTCTTCATGTGTTTCAAGAGCAACTCATCACCGGTGAACGTAACGACGAGAAACAACCGGGAGTTGACACATCAGCCAATGACTTAGGACTAATGGAGTCGACTCTCGATGCGATGGTCGATCTCCAGCAGTCAGCAATCTTCGAGGAACCTTTTTACATCGTCGTACTTGAGAGAACGACCAAAGGATCTACTGTGCACATGTGGCGACTAGTCATTGCTTCCCAGCCGGAAACAAATGGACTCACTGGCTCGATGATGTACGTGCCAGATTCCCACTTAGTCCAAGATGAAGACGAAGAAGGCACTCCGGGTCGTCACTCTGAAGGCAGACGATCTCGCAGACAAAGTCAGACAACTGGTGGCAGAAGTAGAAGATCAAGTCAAGCTGACTATGATTCTTCTTTcgctcatcatcatcaccatcatcacaACAGCCATGTCCTcataacaacaacaaaagtTTGTACTCAAGAATTGCCACTTCCTGATGGGGTTGAAGTCGTTCACGCATCGCCAGCCGCCGGACATCTCAGCAGTTCATCAATTTATCCAGCTTGTTTTGCCCCTTATATTATCGTCACCGCGTGTAATGACAGCACTGTACGTTTTTGGAAGTGCAAAGTAACGAAAAATCAAGATGATCAACTGTCATACGAGTGGTGCGAATGGGAAATGTTTAGAAAAGATCAAGAATCAGCAATTGACATCTCAGGAACGCCATTAAATGTCAGTGCTGCTTATAGCGGGCGTATTGCCTGTGCTTATAAATACGGAAAATCATTTACACGTCCAACAAAAGCTGATCCAGACTCACGTTATGTTAATTTATGTGTTGCTATTTATGAATGTGAGAGTACTGGTGGCAGTGAGTGGATACTAGAGGATACCATTcatcttaaaaatattcatttaccTCGTATTCAAGTTGATCAGCATTTAGATTTGAGTTATTTATATGACAGTAGATTTTTACAAAAGAAACAACGTTTAAATCAAGTCTTACAAACACTCAGTCATGAAGATATAAGATCACCGAGAAATGGTGACAGTGAAGCTAAAACTACTGCTGGATTATTGGCAGTGCCGTCATTTAGTACACTGCAGTCATTACgtaaatcaattattgaaaatgGTAATACTTGTCCATTAACTCAGAAACATTTAGTTCAACTTGACTGGGTATCCAAAGAAGACGGTTCTCATATTTTGACAGTAGGCGTTGGTTctaaaataatgttatttacACCAGTGTGCTCGGATCTCGCTCAAGCAAATATGAAAGCTATGAAagaatcgaaaaataataatcgtccAATATTAAGAAAAACTTCATCACTTGCGCAGCCTCAATTCGTTGATGAAATTCGCTGGATGAAGCTGAGGAAAATTCGGCTAACAACTGCCGATGGATTACCACCACTGCCGATGCAAATATCTTGGGTACGTGATGGTATTTTAGTCGTAGGAATGGACTCCGAAATGCATGTTTACTCGCAGTGGAAACCGAACCCGAAAAATGAGTGTCTTCACTCGACTCTGCAGCACCAAGAGTCTGATGAATTTCAGGCATCGCGAAATTTACGTGACGAAGACTTGAGAACTTTAGCACAAGAGACATCACAAAGAAGACTGGCCAATGTATCATCAATACCTCATTTGTCTCGTGTGAGTAGTATTAATTTAACGATGCTAGATATTAAACGTAAGCGCGGACTACAAAGCGACACTGTGACATTTGATTACATGCCGGATTACGGATTATTTGAAGCTTCGCGTATCGCTTGTCCAGTTTTACCTCAGTACCACCCGAAGCAACTTATGGAACTTTTACACTGTGGAAAAATACGTTGGGTAAAAGCCATACTCGCGCATCTGGTGAAGTGTATCGCAACTACCTGCGGTGCTAAACAAGACGATGAAAATTACTCTAAGCAACGGAGCGGGTGGACACGGACACGTACTATGTCTGTTAATTACACGGGAACAAGTTCACCTCTCGAGCAGCGGGGGTCGACAACTCAAATTCCTGAAGAGTTTTTGCTCGATTACGCGGAGATTGTTTTCATAACACCGCTGCCACTTTGGCGTTTGCTGAAAGCTGACAAAGAGTCATCTGCTACGCAGACGCAAGATGAAGATAAGCAGGACTACAATGAACTTTTTGATGGTCACATTGATGAAGAAGAATCTTTGGATGCCATGTTAGAGGAGAGCTATGACAGTTCGCGGCAAATGGATCGCAGATCATCAATTCCTGAGAAACAAAGTGGTGCTCACTTCGGACCACGTGAAGGCCGTCAGTTGTCCCAAATGCTGACGCACTCTCATCTCCCAGGACTGTCTAGTTTGGATCAGATGCATTTACTTGCTCTCGCTGACACTGTATCAACTTGTGACGTCGATTTCGCCGAACGGTTTGCTATCGATGCGGCAAAGACTGCGATAGCCAAAGAAAATCTCACTGGTATTCCAGACAGCGAAAGTGTTTCAACAAATTCCCTTGATGATTGTGGTCTGAGATTTCTTCTCGCAATGAAACACTACAATTATCTTATCCGTTGCCTTCCGCTGTCGCAACGCGCACAATTTCAAAAACAAGGAGTATCAACAAACAATTTAGTGTGGGCATTTCACTCAGAAACAGAAGAAGAATTACTTGGATTGATTCCTTCGTACGCTAAAGGTCAACCCAAGTGGTCAGTTCTCAAAGAACTTGGTGTCGGTTGGTGGATTCGTAGTAATGCTGTTCTCAAAACATGCATTGAAAAAATAGCAAAAGCTGCATTCCAACAAAATCAAGATCCACTTGACGCTGCAATATATTACTTAgcaatgaaaaagaaaaatttagtatGGGGTTTATTTCGTAATAAACGTGATGAACGCATGACTTCTTTCTTTGCTAATAATTTTACAGAAGATCGTTGGCGAAAAGCGGCGTTGAAAAATGCATATGCGCTGTTGGGTAGACAGAGATTCGATCACGCAGCGGCATTCTTTTTACTTGCTGGCTCTCTACGTGATGCAATTGAAGtttgtttgaataaattgaaTGACATTCAGCTTGCGATGGTAATATCGAGACTCTACGAAGACGATATAACTTCGACGGAATTCAAACGTTTGTTGTATGAAGAAATTTTAGGCTGCGAAGAGAAAAAAACAGTCACGGATTTAAATCGTGTGCACCCGGATCCGTTTTTAAGAAGCATGGCGCTCTGGATGTTGAAAGATTACTCGGGATCATTGAATACTCTGCTGCTAACTAATGTAGGGACACTGCACTCACAGTACAATGATGAGTCTGAAAAACCTGAGGGTGCTACTGCTAATCCTaatgtatttaatttctaCGTTTATCTTCGTACACATCCGCTGTTAATTAGACAGTACATTGCATCAACTGCGCAAGACAAAAAGAAAGCAACATCAGTGGTGTTGTCAGGATTTAGCTATGGAActgattcaaataaaagtcAGCCAGACAAACAGCTTACTCTGGAAGACAGTATAACACCTCTGGAAAGACAGTTATACTTTACAACAGCTCATGCTCATTTCAAAGCCGGATGTCCTGCGCTGGCACTTGAGGTCTTGTCGAAATTGCCCAACAAAGTTATGGAAACCAATGGTGAAGACACTCCAAGTCTCTTGAACAGTCCGAATAAATCTCGAGCACAAAACTCGTTGATAGACACAGGTATGATGAGCTGGGATGCTCCAACACAAGTTGATAAACCAGCGGAATCAAGTTCTGCGATGGATTGGGGCAGCTCAGCAGTTGACTGGTCTCAACCAATTATCAAAGAACCTGATGAACTTGAACTCAAGTGGGACGATGATGAACCTGCTGAAGACGCTGAAAGTCCGCCTTTGAGTATGGATGTAGAGAAGAAGACTGAGGATTCGAAGCAGCAGAGTAAAagag cagACTCTCCAAAACCAGTAGGACAATTGGATATAATGGCACAGCAACTGAAATTCGTAgcatgtttaaaaattttgatggaaGAACTTTCGACTCTTGCTACGGGATTCGAAGTCGATGGCGGACAATTGCGGTATCAGTTGTATATTTGGCTAGAACGAGAAGTTGATGCTCTCAGACAGCTTTGTAATTACAGTGTAAATACTGATGGAGATGTGTCcaatattaatgaat ACGATGGTATTATGGGTGAAGATGTTGGACCTTACAAACCCGGCGAACAATTAACGTTGCACGAAATCTTACTGTCTGAAAAATTAGACTTTGAGGCTAAAGTTCAAAGAGCAGCAAGACGAAAAAAATGGTTAAAAGCTAATGAAACACTATTAAGAACGATGTTGTCTTACTGTTCATTACACGGTGCATCTGGAGGTGGATTAGCATCAGTAAGAATGGAATTAGTTTTACTACTTCAAGAACTACAGCAAGAAAAAACCCAACAGCAATTACTAAGTCCTTTACCTTTCCCAACAACTTTGCCGCTTCTGAGTGCAAGTGTCGCTTGTAATAAGACAGTCGTTGCAGATCCAGTAAGACATTTGCAGTCTCTTGCATACGACATGCTTCAAACACTCGTAGAATTACGCAGCCCACCAACTTTAAGTAACAACGGCTGttactatgaaatttttactttgcGTGATTTAACCGTAGCCTTGAGTTCTTGTATCTATCAATCTCTTTGTGATTCCGACACAACCAAAAATCAACAACCAGAAATATTTCCCGCCATTGCCGAAGTCGAATCATTCTCCGGTGGTCATTTAGTTGCGTCAAACAAAATCACGCGTCGTTATTCATTAGATGAAACTGTAACAATAACAACTCCACCGTCCAAGTGGCCTGGAGTAACGAATCTTCGTGCTCTGTTGGCCCGCGAGAAAGACGAAGACACACCAAAGCTAAACATACTTTTATGCGAATCCTTTGTCTCCACATATATGAGTCTATTTGTCTATGCGTTAGCAAGCTGTGACAGTCATTTACTATTCCGTCTTGTGGGTCATCACTTTGACAATAACACGTGGTCATGCTTATTTGGCGgtggtgttaaaaaattagtgcGTATTGCAAGTACTAATCGCAATGACAGTGCATCAGTTGTTGTTGAACGTACTGACAGTATTTCCGGTGATATCCAAGCTGCTGCTGGTGGTGTTTGGAATACAATGACGTCATTGACTAAACAACGTGTGAAAttgaatatgaaattattgGGACAATTCACTGGACAAACGCCGAATATCAAAGAAGACAAACCGACATACCGCGAACAATTTGTATCACCGCAAATGAGTATggtgtcatattttttaatgaagcCAAGAATTGAAAGCGAATATGCTGATGAAATAGACTATGACTCATCGGACTCGGCGGTATCGGATCTTGGGTCAtcggaagaagaagaagatgtGTTTGATACGAATGCTAAACCAAAGAGTAAACCAAAGGACAATACTGagcatttaaattcaaatggtTACAGCTGGTGTGTTATGAGATTGGCTATAGTTAAAATACTTAAGCAACAGCtccaagattttttaaatgttgcgGGTATTGAATTACAAGAATTACCGGTAAGCAGTCCACTGATACACGCGGTATTGGGTGTTGTTGCACAGTGGGAAGATTCACTTAGAGAAGAATTAGATGCCAAGGGACCACCGCCGGCAAATTACATTCTTGGATGTACACCTGACCCCAATCCGTCACCTAGCAAACCCGCTATTCACAAATACCGCGCACTGTTGGAAAAAGAAAACACACCTTTTAATACACGCCTTGCGAGCGCTGCTCCGGTTAATCGGTTGTGGTGTTATCTTGTAAGACAAGAGGCCgttcaagatatttttattcgtgCGGTATTTGGTAAGCATCGTTCACTGTCAGCGATGATGGAAAATGCACAGTCTGCTGTTGATAGTGCAACACGTAATGGCAGTGAAGATAAAGGAAGTGATAGTGGTACGACAAGTCTTCCTGAGCCTGTTAGAATTATTCATAAAGAACAAGATAGTATCAGTGCCTTTTGCCTCAATcag gttAATCCTGGATTAATGGCTTTAGCTACGCCACGAGAAGTACAAGAAATGGATATATCCTTATTATTAGAACTTCCATCGTGGCTTGAAGATGAATgcgaatttgatattattaatttaaataaatctgttGAACCAGAACCTGTTCAGCCAACTAGTTTCTTAGTcatacaa